Genomic segment of Paenalkalicoccus suaedae:
TTAATCGAGCCACTTAACACCCTCTTTAAGGATGAAGTACGTGAAGTTGGTTCTGAGCTTGGACTACCTGACGAGATCGTATGGCGCCAGCCGTTCCCAGGCCCAGGTTTAGGAATCCGTGTGCTTGGCGAGATTACAGAAGAAAAACTAGAGATCGTTCGTGAATCGGATCAAATCCTTCGCGACGAAATCAAAAAAGCAGGCCTCGACCGCGAAATCTGGCAGTACTTCACGGCACTTCCAGACATGCGCAGCGTAGGTGTAATGGGTGACGAGCGTACGTATGACTACACAGTAGGTATTCGTGCCGTAACGTCCATCGACGGAATGACGTCCGATTGGGCACGTATCCCTTATGACGTGTTAGAAGTTATCTCAACTCGTATTGTAAACGAAGTAAAGAGTGTCAACCGCGTCGTGTACGACGTAACGTCTAAGCCACCTTCAACGATTGAGTGGGAATAAGAATATAGACTTTTTAAATAAGCTAGGCATCCGCTGAGGAATGCCTAGCTTATTTTATGTTAGGAGGCTTTTTAAAGGCTGCTGGCAAATGATGCTCGAGGACGTGCAAACGATATAGGAGAAGGCACAAACAAGGTACGAGGAAGGACAAACAGGTTAAGCGGAGGGACAAACGAAGGTCCAAAAAGTGCAAAGGAAGACCGACCGAACGAACAAACCTGTATAAAACGCAAGAATTTATAAAATACAATAATTATTTATTGTAAAACGATAAAATATAGCATATACTACTTGTAAATATTATGAAATGAGGTGTCAAATAATGAAACAAGGAACCACACTGTTCTTAAAGATCAGTTTAGTAGTAGTTGGTATCATTATTCTTAGTATGAGTCTCTTTTTACTCCCGTGGCTATCTCAAGAAGCCATCGTAATCTCTCCTGATCTAAGCTATCTGCAATACCCAGTGTTAATCGGCATATACGTCACAGCCATACCGTTTTTTATAGCTCTCTACCAATCGTTTGCCCTGTTAAAACGAATTGACGAACACAATGCATTCTCTTATTTTTCTGTTAAGGCATTAAAAAATATTAAACAATGCGCAATGACAATAGCCGGTCTTTATACGCTTGGAATCATTGCTCTATTTTTCCTCCATGCGCTCCATCCGAGCATCGCGCTCGTTGGTTTAGCTATCCTTTTCGCATCTGTAATT
This window contains:
- a CDS encoding DUF2975 domain-containing protein, which encodes MKQGTTLFLKISLVVVGIIILSMSLFLLPWLSQEAIVISPDLSYLQYPVLIGIYVTAIPFFIALYQSFALLKRIDEHNAFSYFSVKALKNIKQCAMTIAGLYTLGIIALFFLHALHPSIALVGLAILFASVIIAVFASLLQKLLLQALLIKSENELTV